A window of Oryza glaberrima chromosome 2, OglaRS2, whole genome shotgun sequence genomic DNA:
TACCTTGTTCCAACCATTCGCGTGCCTCTACCGGCTGACTCATAACTGTTCAGATATAGCATCCCTCTAGCTACATGTATGAGAATAAGCTAGAAGCCTAGAATGATTGATGTTACTTGTACCCTTAAAGTATGTTTTCTTTCCTAAAATTATAGTGTAGATATATTCTGGTTGTATTTGTGGCTTTACTGATTTCAAGTTATACtattatatatacttcctccgtcgtaaaataaaccaacttttatatatgaatCTGAATATAGCCTATGTTAGATTTATACACAAAAAATGGTTTATTTTCAAACAGATGGAGTACATgttagttacttcctccgtcccaaaatgaagccatttttgaggttggcacgggtattaagaaagtaggtgagaatgattggaggaagtgtgtgattggttgaaaagagaaagtaggtgaagaagaatggttgtgattggttgagaggaggaggtaggtgaagaaatagcttcattttgggacaagacactgtgctagaaatagctatattttgggacggagggagtaatgatTAACAACTGCAAAGTCGATTGGGTCGTGTATcgcaaaaataattaatattggttttttttattaatagacttcaataattgtGATCTCCTTTTGTTAGTTTGGATTCTTTATTTTTGTTACGGTGTGTTCTATTTAATTAGATCTACGtttctttgtaataattggctatagctcTGTTTGAGTAAATACCGGGAtaatatattccattatcttaaaaaaaattggtttttttatcacTCGGCTCTCGGCTGTCGCCTCCTCTGCTCATACCAGCTAGCACTGGGTATTCTCAGTTTCTCATGCATCTGCATGCAGAGCCGGAACATCTAAGCTGTCACCTCTTGCGCTGGGAATTGGCACGCACACTGCTGCCGCTCTGACGACGCGACGCTCGTTGCCGGCAATGGCGATGATGAGTGAGGCTGCCcggccgcgtcgtcgcctcTCCTCTCATCCGCCGACGTACGACGCCACGAGCGGATCAGCGTACGCACCGTATGTGCTCGTCATCGACGGAGACCGGAGATTTGGGGCATCGATCTCGTCAAAACAGAATCACCACAATACTAAGGATCACCACGGTATCCTTacggccttgttcggttacacAAGGATTCGTTCCGGGTCGGGAATGACAAGTATAGTAAAAAATTTATGATAGATACAACGAGAGACCGAGATTTATTTCCCGCTGGGAACCAATTTACTTATGATATGAACAATAAGAGACCGGTAATTAATTGACTAGTCAAGAAGTGTGGAACTAATCTAGATGTTTTATTGTATCTAATatgagtaaattggttcccGACCCAGAATAAATTCCGGTTTCTTATTGTACCTATTATAAATTTCTTGTTATACATATCATTCTCAACCCGGAACGAATCCTTGTGTAACCGAACAAGGCTACCTTGGTTTGGCCGGTGCCGGAGAAGAAGATCATAGAGGGCAGAGCAGAAGAGCTCGGGATGTGGAACTTGTCGAGGCGTGCATCCGCTCGGGCGCGCCGGTCGTCGGCGGCCGCAGCTAGGAGCGAACTAAGCATGATACGTTGTTTGGTGGCCCATGAtccagccccccccccccccccccccctatctTTAATTGTTCGGTTGATCTCTCTCGAAACAGGGAAATTTAAATGGGCTTATTCAagatactatttttttttctcctcatgATTCAATCATCAaattttaactagaaaaaaaatacccgtgcgttacaacgggaaGAAAATTcgagaaaattaagaaaaagttgagaaagttttacattatgtaattaattaaatacaaATTTCACCATCTTCCTTATATAAAGAAACTGTGTGTGTGTCTGTAATTGCAATTTCATCCCCGCTACATATGAAAATCTCAATTACACACATATACgatgttgaagaaaagaaagaccCATAAAAATCAAGGTGAATTCTAAACTGACCTGGATATATGTTAGGTCTGGTGATATTGTAGGTCGTACTATCTTGTTTTAGAGTGGCTTGATAAAGCAGTCGTGGATGGGACGTTGGGACTGGCTCGTTTTGTCGTGAGACCGTCACGGATGGAAACACAGAAACATGCGGTCAACAGACGGACGCCGAATCGGGAACACATGGATGAACTATTGGAGTTGCATGTAATGTTGCGTCCTAGTTGCACATCCCCTCTAAAAAGAAGATGACATTATTGAGTTCACGTCCTAGTTGCACATCCCCTCTAAAAAGAAGATGACATCATTGAGTTCACATATCTCGGGAACATGTTTTTATCAAGTCATTTTCATTGAATTGATCTCATTGACCTCTCTGTTTTGATGTGCAGCGATATCATAAATTTAAATGATGCATGATTCTTTTGGGGGATAGGACATACGTATGTATCATCCTAATCCAAATTAAGAATGGGATGGATTGTCCTTCCTGATTTTTGTTTAAGGGATTTATAAatcatttaataaattattcctATAATTTATACtaaagtttaattaattttatggtgaagtaaatgtgagaaataaaattttctaaataaaatatagctggatttaacttttattaaattaaaaataattaattacactaTTTGAAATTCTTCAGAATCTTCAGAGCTCAATtgataattttaataatacaaccatcatttcagcatttatttaaataaaattctaaataaaaaccctcctttctctctggGCCATTTTTTAGCCCATTTCTTCCCTCGTCCCCCAGCCGAGCCGGCCCGCTTTctttccttctcctcccctccgcctatAGCTCGCAAGCGCATCAAGCCCATCAAACAACAAAAAGTCTAAAAGTCTTCCCTCTTATCCTCCTTCACTATCGCGTAGGTCCTGCAGCTACAGGGCCATCATCTACCTCCGGCCGGACACCCGTAGCTTCCCGACGCTGTGTGCAATCGTTTCCTCCGTGAAATCCGGTAACATAGATAATCCAAAATTAATTGAGAGGTTTGGATTCTTATCTCATCCTCTTTCCGTTTTCTCAATAATCAGAGCAAAACCTCATCATATCATGCTCGGAATCGAACCCTATCCTAACCCTAAAGTTTCTCATCTCAGAGTCGGTTTCGCTAGAGTTTCCCATCGCGCATACATGACCACGACGGACGAAAATCGTCGCAGAATCcttacgtattttttaattaggtatatatatagctatagaTTTGAATCggaccaatattttttttcgcaTTGGAATCAaatgagattttcttttcacaTTGGACGCGGTGCCgaactagattttttttatggacgaCATAAGTGTCTTCGTCTTTCTAAActgtagagatagagatagagaaaacATCGTGTGACTCGGTTCGCATAGGACAAGGAAGTTGTTATACTATGTTACATCTATTTGCACCTATCGTAcgtattattttgtttgttttcaaaTGTAATGTActcattaattaaaaaaaattgatgaaactTCTCTATATATACCATTCCTTGCTAGTTCTCTTTGGAATTAAGATTTTTAAGTGCTAGACACGCCTTACATACCGACCTAGACGCTATGGCCATGGTGCAAGATGCCACGGGCTACTTGAGCCTTTTCTTGGCTCTCCTCTCGATCACTCTCGTGCTCCACAAGGTGGCGAGGAaggcgagcggcgatggcgccggcaaGCCGAGGCTTCCGCCGGGGCCGTGGCGGCTGCCGGTCATCGGCAACCTCCACCAGATCGCGATGGGCGGCCCGCTCGTCCACCGCACCATGGCCGACCTGGCGCGCCGGCACGACGCGCCGCTCATGTCGCTCAGGCTCGGCGAggtccccgtcgtcgtcgcgtcgtccgccgacgccgccagggAGATCACCAAGACGCACGACGTCGCGTTCGCGACGCGGCCGTGGAGCCCCACCGTCCGCGCGATGGTAGCCGACGGGGTCGGGCTGGTGTTCGCACCATACGGCGCGCTGTGGCGGCAGCTCCGCAAGATCGCCATGGTGGAGCTGCTCAGCGCCCGCCGCGTCCAGTCGTTCCGCGGCATACGGGAGGACGAGgtcggccgcctcgtcgccgccatggcggcgcagGCCGGCGAGGCCGTGAACGTCAGCGAGCGCATCGCCGTGCTCATCGCCGACTCGGTGGTGCGCACGCTCATGGGCGACAGGTTCGACAGGCGGGATGAATTCCTGGATCAGCTCGCCGAGAGGGTCAAGATCACCTCCGGGTTCAGCCTCGGCGACCTGTTCCCGTCGTCGAGGCTGGCCAGCTTCATCGGCGGCACGACGCGCCGCGCGGAGGCGAACCACCGCAAGAACTTCGAGCTGATAGAGTGCGCTCTGAGGCAGCACGAGGAGCGGagggcggcgcgcgccggcgccgctgccgccggagctGTGGACGACGATGAGGACCTCGTCGACGTGCTTCTCAGGATTCAGAAGGAAGGGAAGCTCGAAGTGCCCCTCACCATGGGCAACGTCAATGCCGTCATCTATGTGAGTAGCCATATACTAGTATATTCTTCTCTTTCTGCTGTGGAAGTAGTATCACCCTCGATTTTCGTATGATGTATATTAATGTTAAAAATAGTACTCCTAAATTTCAGCCATTGATTCATTGCAAAATAATAGTCTCTGGCTTAAAGAATTGAGTTGTGGGCTTTTAGCTGGTCACCACGGTTAATACTTTTATAAATTAGTAGTTAGTcgtttaaattatttttagttttatgtGTTTATTTAGTCCTTCTCTAGTCCCCTGATAGCCTCTGATACAAAGTGAACCGGACTAAAAATGATCagcaaccggaactaaagatcataaaGTCCCGCTGCCATtttaaactgggactaaaaacgatctttagttccggtttctACTTGAACCAGGACTAATGTTATTTTTGCTTGACCCACGaaagatcagttctccagtagtgttgttaatctttaaaatatttgtacATATACAAGACATATATGTGTAATTGTGCCTGATTTCAACACACGGCTTTATAGAggcaagtatttttttttatacattatGTAGGACCTTTTTAGTGCCGGGAGCGAGACTTCagcgaatacactccaatgggTAATGTCTGAGCTCATATTGAACCCAAGGGTGATGCTGAAGTTACAAGCCGAGTTACGTGGCATCCTTCAAGGGAAGCAAAGAGTTACAGAAGATGACTtggttgaattgaaatatttgaaGCTTGTAATTAAAGAAACCTTGCGGTTGCATCCCGTGGTTTCACTACTTCTCGCGAGAGAATGCCAGGATGCATGTAATATTATGGGATACGATATCCCCGTCGGTACTACAGTTTTCGTGAACGTGTGGGTAATATGCAGAGAATCAAAGTATTAGAAAGATGCTGAGATATTTAGACCAGAGCGATTTGAGAATGTTTGTGTTGACTTCAAAGGAACGTACTTTGAATACATACCATTTGGAGCAGGCCGAAGAATGTGCCCTGGTGTAGCATTTGCAGAAGCAAGCATGGAGCTTGTTCTAGCCTCGCTTCTCTATCACTTTGATTGGGAGCTACCCAATTACATCTTGCCAACCAAACTGGATATGACAGAGGAGATGGGTCTTAccattagaagaaaaaatgatcTTTATCTTATCCCAACTATTTGTATGCCTCCGTTGGCAGCCCAGACATAGCATGTCTTTTTCGGTTGTGCCCCACCTACATAAACTAAAACTCTTAATATACTTCTCTTAAGTATTGATGTACTTCTTTTAAATTAATGGTAAATAAGTGTTATAAAGTTGTAATCAATAGATGATGTTCTAATTGTACCCATGTTGTCAAGTTGAAGTCACATTTTTTTCCTAACATCCAAATTTCTCGAACCAGCACCAATGACTTAGGTCAGTCATTAATGCCGAACATTGATGCTGACGAtgcaaccggcacctataggtcTTTCCGAGTTGGTATATATATTGGGTTTCATGCAGCAGTGTATTTATAGTGTATtgttttattatatttgtaataagTACTTATCTCTATGTTACAATATATGCATGTTCTCTATATTACATTATATTTGTACCGGTCCGTGCTCGTCATCGAAACACATGCATGACGGTGCGCATATAATCGGAGCTTGGAGATTTGGGGGCATCAATCTCGGTTAAAACAGAGTCACCAGAACACTAGGATCACGACGGTATCCTTCCTTGGTTTGGCCAGTGCCGGAGAAGATGATAAGAGAGACTGAGCAGAAGAGCTCATGACGTGGAGCTTGTCGACGGGAGGCGGTGCGCATCTGCTCCAGTCATCGGCGGCCGCAGCATGCCGGAGAGAAGGAGCGAGCCGAGACGAACTAGGCATGATACCTTGTTTGGTAGCCCATGATCCTGGCCCGTTTTTCTAAGGGCTTTTTCAAGGATCGAGGGAATTTTTCGGGAATCAATTTCACCCTAAATGCCTTGTTCGGTTATTCTCTCTCAAAATAAATTGAGGGATATTAGAAAGGATTTATTTGACGTTGAATTATATATGCCGTTAATTTTCTCCAATTATCCTTCCCCCTCTAAATCCCTtcgatttttttctcatatggattaggctgtgttcgctagAGAAAGCTCCCATCCGGGAGTAGTGCTCATGGAAAACGGAACGGTCTATTagtatgtgattaattaagtattagctaaattttttttcaaaaatggatcaatatgatttttaagcaactttcgtatagaaacttttttaaaaaacacaccatttagcaatttgaaaagcgtgcgcgcggaaaacgagatagATGAGTTGGGAAACTTGGGggtaagaacacagcctaagggcGAGTACAAGCTACAAGTCAGCTGTAAGCACATGTGGAGGagtgaagagaagagagagaaggaaaacgggctacagatttgtagacAACTGCAGTACGGACTCTAATACGTTATTTATGTATGagatgtgggaccatatattaatactGTAGTATATgcttataggtaactattatatgaataagttattagattggctatagataaattggagctactagcaggctatactattaaacttgctctaagaaaCCAAGCTCTAAATGGATTGGAAAATTAGTTCAATAGTGAAAATGGGCCAGAATTATGGGTTTTTTTATTTGCAGtgtcttatatatttattttgaacctaaacttttttatatttacaacaGATGAAGTAGCTATTTACTTATGGGCGGATGGAGTGACTAGTACGATTTCTAATGCATGACACCACAAATGTCAATGTAACGGTACTGTAGAACAGAGCTATGGTTGATTGCGAATCGATGGCATGACACCACGGTAAGCTAAGAAGGTGATGTTTGACCGGAATTTCTGGCTATTTGTGACAAACCTGACAATCTGAAAGCCGACCTTTCGATTGCAAATTGCAATTCAAACACACAAAAGCAAGTCCCGCAATAACTGAAAACAATGGCAAAGCTAACTACTGAACGCACGGTGAAAATTGGCAAGACAAAAATACATGAGCCGTCGAAATCACTATCcctttcatctttttttttccaacgaGAGTAAAATGTATGAGCAGTCGATAGAATTATTCTACTATGTTATTTAGGTTATTTTAAAATTCTCAAACCTGCTGTGCGTGTCATCATTGGTACAAACCAGTCTTGACCTACTCCATCTGGTGACGTGGCATACCACGATGGATCTCCCATGGACTTGGTTCTGATATGTCGGTCCCATGCGAGGGTAGGACCCATATGTTAGTCTCATCCTCATCTCTCCCTAAGCATAGCTTCCCCCATCTACTTCCCCCAATCGGAGTCAACGACAAGTCAAGGCTAGGGCTAGAATGGGTGGCGACTGCGTTGTCCAGGTCATTCCTATAGCCATTGGCAACGGCGGCAAGCATGTAGGGATGGGGAAGGGGCATGGGGCCCGGAACGGTTGGCGGTGACAGTGAAGGCGGTGAGGGCGAGAACAAAGGCTGATGAGACaattgtcacatcctgattttcgttttaaggatttataaattatttaataaattattattagaatttatattaaatgttcattgaTTTACAAgagaagttaaatgtgggaaataaaatttcctaaataaaaagcatggctggatttaatttttattaaattctccagaGTTAATTATACTTTCTGAAATTTtttcggatttttcggagctcaattcataatacaaagagcatttcaaaaattattcacatattaaattaatcattaaatagtctgcttataattttgttaaatacttatagtgttcaagtattttcaggatttttcttaaaattattcgagcattggaagtatttttaacaattcaaagatcatttcagtgaataatttaattggaaaagtaataacaATCCTCTTCCTAGTCTTGGGCCCTTTccagcccatctccctcttttGTGTGCAcggctgtgcagcccaagtcggcccagccgagttcccccttctctttctttctttgctttgttTTCAGCCAGCCCAAGACGGAAAGTCTACTTTCCCTCCCTATCGCTACAGTACCTTCTTCCAGCTTCAGACAGAGCCCGAGCTGCCGTCCTGTGCCCTGTAGCCGACACcgcttcctccaccaaatccaccgCATCCCATGCTCCGtttgcaaaattagttgaggggaaatattcctcttatcctcctctatcttttcccccaagaatcggactttatcccgaagaaatcaacgcggaatcgagctcgattcgtgtttatctctccaaaccaaACCCTAGAAAATCCCGGCTCCGATTCTCTCGTTgttggatcgatctctctctcccatggctataaatagagtcccctccctctcctctttcggccgccacctctccctctctctgccgtcgcttgtagcgccgtcgccgcgttcGTCTTCTCTGTccaccgccggcagccgctccagccgccCTTAGCAGCCGTCTCGGCCGTCGCCCTCCTGTGCCGCTATCTCCCTCGGCATCGCAGCACCGAGGAGaagcccgtccacccctccgttgctGCTGCTCGTAGCCGGaaagccaccgccgtcgtcgtcccgacttcgccgccgttcggagctcgtcgccggtcgtcgtTCGTCATCGTCCGTTGTTGTTTCTTGCACTAGTGAGTTCCTCGCGTCGTGCTCGTCGCGTTGGTGCCCTCTGTTCTCGCCGCCGTGACCTAGATCGCCGGTGACCGTGATGTCCCGAGCCtctcgccggtgatgacgtcatcgtgaTGTCATAAAGCCCTTTTCCCTTCTAAaattaaatcttaaaatcagtttaatcttgtaaaattcatagctaattcatatgaagtcggaatgaggccgttcaagtctctaaattcatctaaaatcatgatctacatgtttgtttactttttatgtactgtttatttagtttttattagtctttttcttcgttttgcgtgttagcttgtcgtttccgtcgttgcgaaggttcgtgagtgcgtcggaagtgttcaagaagattaattgaacgattattgcaaggcaagtcacacagatcccaaacaaccctttgagcatgttgaacccgtttaaagctaatgttttatttcaacttatgcattattttagaatgtcattgggtggtgagcctttcccaattaattaatggccgaagatgactttattttcctatgggttataatttgattagctagaaccttatatattggtttgggttcagctaaatgctatatatatataattacttagccatgcttagaaacattagcacatgattgggataactaatattacactatcacttatggttatatttaatggtagctcacgatggtcaatcgtgattggttaattaattattgccaATTAAAAtttgtcaatggtgggttgtgagcacatggttttgaaggtcgtgctcatgacaattaaggaccggttcgcgagctactgttgtgaaacattaaccgtgccaaccacaagccagcgtgggcaacggctttaccttttgtatagcatgattcattgcagggcaccagactgagaaacggcgagaagtccgtgggggtcgctggggagtccatgcgagaagtccgtgggggtcgctggggagtccatgcctctggttatatttatagagggggtgattatgatccaggaatggtgcactgtggtgagttgtgttgtgcagggggtattgtcacagcctctattcgggtactttccagtatcgcgacgcatggtagacatgatgttgaggctgtgtcttgtgggtacagtggtacacctctggccagagtaaaactattcgaatagccgtgcccgcggtcatgtgcgggttgagcaatgtttttcgtgattagtctcacacctctcacaataattatggatgttataactggtaataatttgcttagctcctggtttggagttagatctgtacagccgggtatgtttgttcagaatggttgggcctgagcagcatgggcgtgttgttcagttttgattaaaatttatgattaaagtactctactgttttattactcttaaatgtttgctaaatgctgcttttgcaaatgagcctatattatgccatcctttggtatccttgtgcacttgcatatttgctgtgtggcttgttgagtatgtcatatgctcattcttgcaataatcaatcaacctcagttgaagaaaaaggatccagaaggagaagacgtttggtttataccccagttgagttgcctgtgggagtggag
This region includes:
- the LOC127761921 gene encoding zealexin A1 synthase-like → MAMVQDATGYLSLFLALLSITLVLHKVARKASGDGAGKPRLPPGPWRLPVIGNLHQIAMGGPLVHRTMADLARRHDAPLMSLRLGEVPVVVASSADAAREITKTHDVAFATRPWSPTVRAMVADGVGLVFAPYGALWRQLRKIAMVELLSARRVQSFRGIREDEVGRLVAAMAAQAGEAVNVSERIAVLIADSVVRTLMGDRFDRRDEFLDQLAERVKITSGFSLGDLFPSSRLASFIGGTTRRAEANHRKNFELIECALRQHEERRAARAGAAAAGAVDDDEDLVDVLLRIQKEGKLEVPLTMGNVNAVIYDLFSAGSETSANTLQWVMSELILNPRVMLKLQAELRGILQGKQRVTEDDLVELKYLKLVIKETLRLHPVVSLLLARECQDACNIMGYDIPVGTTVFVNVWVICRESKY